DNA sequence from the Nicotiana tomentosiformis chromosome 3, ASM39032v3, whole genome shotgun sequence genome:
taattttatttttgtgggTAAGTATGTCATTCACGACGACGTGGACGTGTTCTGCCACTGAGCTAATAGCCCATGGCATGAGCCTGCTATGTAAAAAGCAAGAGTACTCCATCCCTTTTGCTCATATGTTTTGTGttcactatttttttttattttttttttttgggtttgttAATGACATTATctcttgaaaaatgattttaaacaaaaaaagagaaaaataagtcGGGTAAGAGTACACAAACTCAGGAATAAATTCTATATCGGTTTGCTCAAGTCCTGCCTCCTTCCTAGAGAAGACAATTTAACTAGAACTTGATTTTTAGAATAAAGTTTATTCTAATTGTCCATTTAGCTACAAGTAGCTCAAGGCACCACCAGATTTAACTACTGAAACTGAAAGAATCAATATTTGCTccaaaaattttatttaaaaaacaaAAGAAGAGAAAACGATAGTCCATCGATATTGTGATATGGGGTATTGAAAACTGTAATTGACTTGCCACTGGTATAGCAGTTGGGAATCTGTCGAAACGTATCACTTAAGATGCATTTACACACTGATGAAATGTATCTGAGATTGCCTCTAAACTAAagttgcaatatatatatatatagactttaaaCTAGCAGGAAAGTTAACAAGCAAAAGCACTAAGCAGTTTATCCTTGATGATATATTGGAAAAAGACTTCATTCAGGCACTTGAAACAGCTTGTTTCTTTTCCATCTGGCTGTTCAGGAACTGGAGGACAGACAGCCGCTGCAAGCAAGCAGAGAAACGGCACAATCATTTCGCTGACTATATTCAAAGCGGGGTTTCAAAGCGAACGCGAAAAGGATTAAATGAAGAAGAAATGAGTGATACCCTTTGTTCAAGGCTAACTTCTTCAGGATTTAGTTCTAGCGACTGTAACATTTTTATGGCTTCTTCAAATCCATCGATTGCTGCATCCTCATTCCCAAGATTCCGATCAACATCAGCAACTTTTGCAAGGGAAGTAGCTACATCGATGATCTGTGGTATGAAATTATGAAAGAGAGTTAAGTGAAGCAAGATTTTTGACCAAAGAAAAAAGGGAATAAAGTCTGCAAGAAAATCAGCATCTCTTGTTTTTGCACATAAAAAGTACTGAATTTTCCTAAATTAAACTAAATTTTAAAGAAGAGAAAGAACTCGCCAAAACTTGTCCTATTCAACATAAAGATCATTTACCCCTCATAAAGGATGGCAAAGTAGAACAACTTTTTCCAGCACAAGCATGCCAGAAGAATTAAGTATGCTGAAGATTAAAGCTCTCTGAAGATCCTTATATTGAGAGTAGGGCAAACATGTCAAATCAGATACCCTTGCAGTATAAAATTTCTCTCAGACGCCCCGATTATATTCTCCATTTTTATCTAATTTTCCCTATTCTCGCTCTTCTTCTCATCCATTTCTTTTTATTCCTTTTTAACCAACACATCACTGAATCAACAAATGTAGCCAAAGTACCAAACAGAGGGTTGTTATTGAAAAGCAGATGAAAGTTATTGAGGAATAGAAGTGATTTTAAACAACTTAAGCAGATCCCGTATGATCAAAGCCAAATGTCAGATGAAGAAGCTAAAGAATGGGAAAGCCATATAGCCGAAATGCAGCTGTAAAAGCCTGATTGAACATAGGGTTCTATTAGTGTAATGAAATGGCGGTCAAAACTTCCTTGTGTATATTTGGGATGTGGAGAAAGCTGAATTCTGGTTCTGGAAAGGAATTAACTTGTTGGGTCCACAAAAGTTACAATCTGAGTTAAAGGGCTTGTGGAAATGGAGGCTTCTCAACATGGGTTTCAATAGCCTGTGAGGAGCATATTAAACTCAGAATCTTTGCTGttaaaagaatttatatttgaaaacGGACAAATCCAGCTTCGAAACTCTGTGGATAATTGCTTGTCCCTCAaaccttctccacttaaataccagacTTAGTCATCAGATAGGTCTCGAACTCGCGACATCTTGCTGAAATAGCATGAAAAGGATCATTCCAAGTTTCATTGGTGGGTTCAAAAATCTAAGGAAAATTTACTTTTAATTTGTAGCTAGGGATCAGGAATTGCTTCCTCCTGTTCAATATCAATTAGGCGTTCTAGAATAAAGGCATATATGGATTCCTGTATGTTATTCAAGGATACGGATGAATGATTTAGGATTTTTGTATGTTAATTAATTTGTGTTTTTGGTACAGTGATATGTCCTAGATGGATTACAAGATTTATCAAATTCATAAAATTTAGTCTTAAGCATGTCCCGGTAGTGTTTGATTGGTGTCCATATTTGTACGGAAACATGTAGCCCAAAAGTAGGTTTCCATGATTTCTAGCTAATGGCTCTATCTCGGTTCCCCGGCCATCATAGTGGAATCTTGATTATTTTTTAGATAAAGTATGGCTCTATCTTGGTTCTCGTGTATCACAAAAACACTCTCTAGACAAAAGTTAATGATACAAGATCATATCAAGGCAGTTACCAAAAACAATTCTGAATAGTTTGCGTTCTAATAGGAACCAAAGAGAGGAATTCACTAAGCTGACTCATAGTTTTCTTTTTCATTAGTTAAATTAAACCTTTTTTGGCCTATTCACCTGCCCATGTCAACCAATAGATGACTATGTAAATCAGATCATTTCACTTAGATGGTCCCCATAAGCTCAATCAATGGTAAGGTGTCACCATTTTGCGTCTTTCTCATCCATTATAAAGAACAGTAAAGAGATAATCTGAGTACAATTTTCTCATGGAGACAAAAACAGCTTTGTACAAATGACAGCTCTTTTATTTCAGCTTTCCCAACATCATAAATGAAGATCTTTAGATAATCTCTAGACATATATCTCATCACCAGATTCAGAAGACCTGCCAAACTATGTTTTCTTGCCTCCCTCAAATGCAGCAATTCAGAAATCAGTTAACTGTTTTCTTTACCATATCATATGAGAAGCTTCCGACTAAAAAAAGTTGATATTCTTCATATATCACCCTTTCTCAAAACACCACATGATACACATGACAATTAGAGACTTCATTCTCCCCTATTAGGGGCAATCAGCCAAGATCAGTTTAGGACTTCACTTTTGTACCTCAACCTACTAAGAGCATTATATCATTtattcaactttttttttttttggttgatgAAGAGTATTTATTCAGCTTAACTGTAAGAAATATCCTTTGCAATCACAGTCCAATCACCTAAAACCTACTTTGAGCATGTGTTTGCTTACTTTAGTTACAGATGAGCTAACGGGTAGTTAGTAGATGTAATTTGTTAATTGACGAAACTACTGAGGAAGTCAATGAATAGCAGGAATTATGAAGTACTCTAGACAGTAAACTTTTCGCGATGATAAAGGAAGGATAGAATATATGAATTGCAAGTTTAGCTTCCATAAGAAGAAAGATGGTGAAGTGACATAAAACAGAATTGCGATAACTATATAAAACttaaatttccaaaaaaaaaaaaaaaaaaaaagcatgaGAGATGAAGATGTAAATAAGCAAATTAAAATGACATGCTAAAATGGAGGACTGCTACAAGATGCAATGAAGTAGGGGGTGGCAGCTAACAAAGTAAAAAGTACGTCTTGTAGAAGTTAGAACAATTCTGAGATTACTAACGTCATATAGGAGCTAATTGTTGGGTCACTAAAGACAAACATATCTACATAATGAGTTTCGCAAAAATGGGGATATTAAGATGGATAAGCGGTTAAAAAATATTGAACGACTATAAATGATCATATCCAAAGATCCCAAATAACACAAACAGGGGAAAAAGCAAGAGAAGATTGAGATGGTTATGTCGAAATGCACCGCTCCATAGGTGCTACACTATGATGACTGAAGGTGCTAAAAGGGATGAAGCAGACCTAAAATGACACTAATGgaatttctttttaaaataagGTAATAATTTTATTGACATTGGGAAGAACTCCCGTATACCAGAGGTATACCAAATGATAGAGAACCTACAACAAAATATGACTCTCTACAAAAGACACCCAGTCATCCATAAAACAGGAATCTTAAGGGCGCACCAAAAAGCAATTAAAGACAAAAGGCTATTCCTCAAATGTACAAAATCGTTTTCAACCTCATCAAATATTCTCCTATTTCTCTTCCATAATACCCACAAAAGAACTAGCGGTGCAACCTCCCATTCTCTACGTTTTCTTCCCCTAATGGAAGTTACCTAAAAGACCTGCAACCTCTCGGAGTCAATGCGGAATTAGCTAATAAAAAAACGTAATGGGACCTATGAGTTCGTATAGACAATGCCAACTAATTCAGATGAACATTTAGttattataattatatttatatcaGATTCATGTCTGCTAAGGCTTTCTAGTCAGATTATATACTTATCGGTGAATGAATAAGTGCGAGATTTTGTTGTTCTTAGTGCTGCTACTAATACTTGACTAATCCCAATCAATATCAAATGCGTGAAACTTCATTTAACAGTAGCAAAACCATGTTATCCAGATATAATTATCATCAATTGCCACCTGCAAGAGAGCACATAAATGAAGTTCTTTTACTGATAAATGATAATTGAAGTTCTTTTAGGTCCTCTGGCAAAGAAAGAGCCGTCGTGTTATCAAGGTCCAACTGCATGTCTCCAACTGAGACAACAATCAGAGATGATTTATTGGGTAGTACATCTACCACCAGCACCAGCAGGGCCTGAGCCACACACAGCTCATGCAGAGCTTTCACATGAATTTCAGATCTGGGCAACCATCTTGCCCTTCTGCTCAAAAGAACAAAAATGCATCATTGACCCCACACTCCCCAAACTTCAGACAGCAATAGCTCATACATAGCTCGAACAGCAACCTCACAATTTACAGTTATTTCCCCTTTTAacctttaaaataaaaaaaaataaaaaagaatcagAAAAGACATATCGTGGTCATTCCCCTCTCAGCACCAGAAACCTTCAGCCGGTAACAGCTCAACGACCAAATATATGCAGAAAGAGGTGGGGTTGTTCAATACTTCAACGGGAAGACCACTAGATGTAAAGAATTGAAAAGATGCCTAAAGAAACTTCAGATGTCTAAAGATGCCACATTTTGTGGGGcataatatgattatttgtgatATCCCACGTCATACAGGTTCTTTGACAAATAAATACACTTCCAAAATCACATTATTGTTTGGCTGTGCTCATCAAAACAAAAAGTTTTGCTAACCTGAGATGGTGCAGACTGTTGTTTGATGGCATTGCGGCGAACATCCAACGCCTTAAAGTAATGTGATCTTGCAGCTTCTAAATCATCATCATAGTACTTAAGATCTCCAATTTTATTAAGCGAAACAGAAAGAGTATGTGTGATCTGCAAACATCCACAAGGAATTAAGGAAAACAGTCATGTATGAGGAAGTATATGATCTATCATCATGCTTTAGAGTTAGAGAGCTCAGATTACATATACGGATAGAAGTACATATCAATTCACGACAATTACCTCTAAATCATCTTTGGGCACTTTCACAAGGAAATTGACACTCTCTTCAAAGTAAGTGACTGCAGATGCAGCATCCCCTGTTGCTCGACTGCAGTACAACTCAAGTTACTTTTCTTTTTAAAGTGCAAAACTTCTAAAGAACGGTTAAAGCTTTGCTACCCATGATCACTAGAAGATCTTGTTAAATGACCAAAGAAAGGGTAAAGTTGATAACGAGGATAAGGACACACCAGCAATCACCAAGCATACCAAGGACCGCTCCAAGCTGTGAGCACAACTCGGATGTATTTCCCAGCCTTTCTAGCTGTCCTCGAATATCATCTGCGCACATAGTAAGTCTTGATTTTGCACTGTCGATATTTTTGGCACGAAAAGCCTGCAGGTTAAACAGCCAACAGTTACCCGAAGTGGTGAAACAATTCACTAGCTAAACGTCAGAGCTTGCAGGAAAGAGAAACAACAGGATAATATCAGCTTAGTAACTGGTGAAGAAATGTCAAGCTATTTCACTCTAGAGAATGACAAGATATTTAAAAGTTACCCGCATGGCTTGTTGCACCAGGAAAGCTCCCCGTTCTAGTGATACATCCTCGTACATAACAGTTTTTCTCTCTTCTGCTTCTTTTTCGTCACCATTAACCTGAGACCTCTTAATCCTCGCATGCCCTTCAATAAAGCGATCAACAACATTCTGAAGATTCATATCACTCTCTATCTTTTCGATATCAGCACCACATAAAGGACAGTCCTTAAAGCGCAAGAGACATGCTCTGTTTTACCAAACAATAACCATCAGGCGGCAGTATTGAAAAGTGACCAGATAAAAAAAATTCCCTTTCTTGATTTTAAAGAGGGAAATGACATGCATGCATGGAAGTAGAAAGATAGTAAGAGGCCTCAATTTTCACTTACTTGCAGAATACATGAGAACAGGGCACACATCTGCTGCAATCATAAAGAAGTGCCTGACAAATCATGCAGCTAAAAGGACCCAGCTTAAATGCTTGAGAATCATATCCAAAGGGGCATTTAGGTGACACAGTTGCAGATTCTCCAGACTCTTGTTTAGCCTTGTTCTCCTGGCCATATCCAAAGGGGCATTGAGGTGACACAACTGCAGATTCTCCAGACGCTTCTTTAGGCTTGCTCTCCTGGCCATATCCAAAGGGGCATTTAGGTGACACAATTGCAGATTCCCTAGACTCTTGCTTAGGCTTGCTCTCCTGACTAGCCGGCTGTTTATTTTGGTTTTCACCAGGCTTCTTAGTAGAAGTGTCATCAGGTCTGGAAGCTCTAACAAAAGGGCAAACAGGTTTCATCTTGATGGAATAACCTGCAAAAGGCTCACAAAGTTATACAAATCTTTTccacaaataacacaggtttaCCAAACAAAGAATAATTGACATGCCACTTCTTCCCGTCTCAAGCCAACTGATCTGAAGAGAATGAATTAGCCCTATAGCAAAGTAGGTAATCCAGCAGTTTGACCATAAGGCAGTAAATGAATATTTTGCACAACGAGGATTTACAGGAAAATACGAACATCAATGAATTAAGAGAAGAATTCCGACTCAGCTCATTTTCACTTAATCTGTTTTCCCCTTATATATACTTATCAACAAAGTAAAAGCTCTACCACCTTAGGCTTTAGCAGAGCCATCTGGATTGACACTATCTAGATCCAATACCATGC
Encoded proteins:
- the LOC104104198 gene encoding protein NCA1 isoform X1; amino-acid sequence: MKPVCPFVRASRPDDTSTKKPGENQNKQPASQESKPKQESRESAIVSPKCPFGYGQESKPKEASGESAVVSPQCPFGYGQENKAKQESGESATVSPKCPFGYDSQAFKLGPFSCMICQALLYDCSRCVPCSHVFCKACLLRFKDCPLCGADIEKIESDMNLQNVVDRFIEGHARIKRSQVNGDEKEAEERKTVMYEDVSLERGAFLVQQAMRAFRAKNIDSAKSRLTMCADDIRGQLERLGNTSELCSQLGAVLGMLGDCCRATGDAASAVTYFEESVNFLVKVPKDDLEITHTLSVSLNKIGDLKYYDDDLEAARSHYFKALDVRRNAIKQQSAPSQIIDVATSLAKVADVDRNLGNEDAAIDGFEEAIKMLQSLELNPEEVSLEQRRLSVLQFLNSQMEKKQAVSSA
- the LOC104104198 gene encoding protein NCA1 isoform X2, with amino-acid sequence MKPVCPFVRASRPDDTSTKKPGENQNKQPASQESKPKQESRESAIVSPKCPFGYGQESKPKEASGESAVVSPQCPFGYGQENKAKQESGESATVSPKCPFGYDSQAFKLGPFSCMICQALLYDCSRCVPCSHVFCKACLLRFKDCPLCGADIEKIESDMNLQNVVDRFIEGHARIKRSQVNGDEKEAEERKTVMYEDVSLERGAFLVQQAMRAFRAKNIDSAKSRLTMCADDIRGQLERLGNTSELCSQLGAVLGMLGDCCRATGDAASAVTYFEESVNFLVKVPKDDLEITHTLSVSLNKIGDLKYYDDDLEAARSHYFKALDVRRNAIKQQSAPSQVKRGNNCKL